From the genome of Alicyclobacillus sp. SO9:
CATCGGCTACATACTCGTCAACAGTCTCAAAGTCACTGACTTCCTGAACAAATTCGTCATTCAACTCACGGAGTTTTTTCCGCTTGACATCATGAAGTGTAACGTGAAACACAGCTTCTTTGTTAGCCAAAGATTTAACATGGTATTCTTCCGGGAATGTCACGTTAATGTCTCTCTCGTCTTCGGGCTTCATTCCGACGAGTTGTTCCTCAAACCCGACAATGAACGACCCTGAACCAATCTCCAGTTGATAGTTCTCGGCTTCGCCGCCTTCAAACTCTTCTCCGTCTACTTTGCCGACAAAGTCGATACTGACCGTGTCGCCGTTTTGTACTTCCCCATCTTCGACCACTTCAATTTCCGCGTGATTCGACCGGATACTGTCAAGTTCCTCATTGACTGCTTCATCCGTCAGTTCAAAGGGCTTATCCTCGATTTCAAGGCCTTTGTAATCGCCAAGCTCGACTTCCGGCTTCACCGTGACGGTAGCTTTGAAAATGAATGGTTTACCATTTTCAAGTTGCACTACGTCGACAGACGGCTGTGCCACGGGTTCGATTCCCGTCTCTTCAACAGCTCCTTCATAGGCGCTTGGCAGCATATAATCTACTGCGTCTTGAAATAGGGACTCCACGCCAAAACGGGCCTCAAATATTTTTCGGGGAACCTTGCCTTTTCGAAAGCCTGGCAGGTTAACGTCCTTTACTACTTTCTTAAAAGCATAGTCTAACGCTTCTGAAAATCGTTCGTTTGAAACTTCAACTTCCAGTACACCAACGTTTTTGTCGGTTTTCTCCCATTTCGCTGTCATGCGATTGATCCTCCCCAAACAACAGATGTTCAATGTGTGCTTCGCTTGGACACGGTGACGTTTGGGCCGACTAACCCGCATTACGCTCGACGCTATGACCAAACAACTCCTGCAAAAAGGCATCTCCGAGATGCGGGAGATGCCCTCGCTTGAAGTGGCGTCTCAGGAGGGATTCGAACCCCCGGCCCACAGCTTAGAAGGCTGTTGCTCTATCCAGCTGAGCTACTGAGACATATGGAGCGGGTGATGGGAATCGAACCCACGCGACCAGCTTGGAAGGCTGGAGTTCTACCATTGAACTACACCCGCACGACTCATCGAAAATGGCACCTGTATAGTTTAGACGATTCTACATTAAAAAATCAAGCATCATCTTCATTTGTTGCGAACTGAACCCGGAGTATTAAGTCGGCCAGTGATTCTCCGTGAAGGGTGAAGTGCTGTGCGCGTACGTCATAGGCTTGGCCGTCTTCTGCCAAATCTATATCGAGAACGGCATACGTGCGCTCCGTTCTGCCCCGAGGTTGCGAAAGGCTCCCTGGGTTCAAGAACAGCTTACCGTCTCGTACCAATGACACAGCCTGATGGGTATGTCCAAACACAACAATGTCTGCGCCCGCAGACCTTGCTTGAAGCAAAAGGCTGCCCACGCCGTCCTTCACCCCAAATGTGTGTCCATGAACGAGAAATATAGAAGGTCCGTACTGTGTCAACGCCATGTATTCCGGATACTCTCCTGCAATGTCCCAGTTTCCGGCTACGCCGTAAACATCCCAGTCAACCTTCTCTTTCAGCCAGTCGACGTCAGACGTTTCGTCCCCTGCGTGGAGTACTGCGTCTAATGGTTGCGAGTTTTTCACCGCCTGAAGCAGTTCGTGACGATGTCGATGCGTATCACTCACTACGCACAAACGCACGCCGCACGCCTCCCTCCCACACAGAAGACAAAGCTTGTACTGCACGTCGGCGATGAGAAACCTCATTTTTCTCATCCATGGATAAATCAGCGAATGACTTCCCAAGCGGCGCGTAGAAAAAAAGCGGGTCATAGCCGAATCCGGACTGACCACTTGGCTGGCGCAGGATTGTGCCTTCCACTTGGCCGCGCACTGTTAGGCCAGTTCCAATCTGGTCATTCCAGAGGGCTATGCTGCATATAAAAAATGCCGTCCTGCGATCATTTGGAACGGTGTCCAAACGCTGCAGCAACTTTCGATTGTTTGCACTATCATCTCCGTGTTCCCCAGCATAGCGCGCGGACCGTACTCCTGGCTCCCCGTTCAACTCGGGAACGCTTAACCCGGAATCGTCCGCGAGCACCCATCCTTTCATCGTTCGACTGTAAAATACCGCTTTCTCCATTGCATTCGCCTCGAAACTATGAGCGTTTTCCGGACACTCGTCTATGTCATCAGGCAGGGGCAGAACACTCCATCCAAGCGGTTTTAGCAGTTTGCGATACTCCTGCACCTTGTGCGCGTTCTTGGACGCTATGTAGACTTCCAGCAACAGACCGCAACCTCCTTGCATTCCCGATTTTTCCTGTCATTTTACCTCACCGGCAACTATGAGGACAAATCCTCCAAGACTTTCACGCTATCGCGGCGCTGTTAATAGAACGTCGACGTCCACCGTCTGAATGCACTCTTGTATTTCTTCTTCCGTTGCATTCATCCAAGAGTGCAGAACCTCAGCCATCCTATCGCCGTTTCCTGTGGTGAAGTAACGGTTGGGGCCAAGACGATGCTCACAGAGTCCCGCCTGTTCAAGAAGCAGTCGGTGAACTTCCAGAGCTGTCTCATCTGCGGACGAAATAAGTCGTACTGACGGACCAAGAACCTTTGCAATGGGCTGTTCAAGCAACGGGTAATGTGTGCACCCGAGAATCAGTGTATCAATTTCTAACGCACGAAGCGGCTCTAGCGAATTGTGCACAATCGATTCTACCTCTTGTCCAGAACATTTGCCCTGCTCAACCAAAGGAACAAAGGCTGGACAGCCAAGACTATAAACGCTAATGTTTGGATCAGCAGCGTGAACTGCCAACTCATATGCCCCACTGGCAATGGTGACAGTCGTGCCGATGACACCCACGCGCCCACTCTCCGTCTCCTTTGCAGCAGCTCTCGACCCTGGCTGAATTACACCTATAATCGGTATGTCGAAGCGACGCCTCAGTTCTGGCAAGGCTGTAGCCGTGGCCGTGTTACAGGCCACGACGATCATCTTTACGCCAAGTTGCAGCAGATACTCCACTATTTGAACAGAAAATTCTGTAACTTCCTTGCCGTTTCGATTTCCATAGGGACACCTTGCCATATCCCCAAAATAAAAGATCTGCTCGTTCGGCAAGGTCTTTGCAATGGCTGACGCGACAGTTAGCCCGCCAACCCCAGAGTCAAAGATGCCGATTGGCAAGTCATGCTGCACACTAATCTCCCCCAACTCTTTATCAAACAAAAGCCGAGCGTTACGCATTCTGCGCAACGCGTGCACCTTACCCCATCATCGCGGTTAGGAGTTCCAGCGCGTGGAGGATCTCCTTCTTTTCGTCAAGACTCAAAGATTCCAACACAGCATCTAAATAGGCGCGACGTGCATCCAAGACTTCTTCAATGAGGTGTGCACCCGCAGGCAGCATTTTCACATGTACGACTCTGCGGTCATCCTGGCTGCGTTGTCGAACAACGAAGCCAGCTGCAACGAGGCGGTCAACGAGATCGGTCGTTGTACTATAAGCAAGAAAGAGACGGTTGCTCAGGTCTCCAATGGTCAACTCCCCTTCTTTATGCAAGATGAGGAGGGCGTCGAATTGAGGCGGGGTAATACCGTATTGTTCCAACAAGGTACGACCGCGGCGGCGAACAGTTCTGGCAATCTGACGCAGTTTTTGCTCCATATCTACTACACATTCCGGAATTTCCGGTTTCATGTATTGCACCTCATTCAGGGAGATTCTCAAAAATTGTAGCACCCTCCCCGAGGACCGTCAACGCTGAAGCCTAGCCTAGCCGTCTCATCCATCATCTCCGTCGTCAAATTGCCAGTTCTCCCAGTCGCACTAGTTCGACTACTGCTTGAGAACGACCCTTGACATTTAGTTTCTTCATTACATTAGAGATATGGTTCCGGACCGTTTTCTCGCTGACAAACAATTGTGCCGCAATCTCTTTCGTCGTCTTATCTTGAACCAGTAGTTCAAAAACTTCCCGTTCGCGATTGGTAAGCAGTGACTTGACTCGCATGTCTTTCTCTAAGGACATTCTCTTATCCCTCCTTGTTGTGAAGGTTCACAAGTACGGGATACAGTCAGGTTATCGTATGTAAAGGCGGCAATGAGCGTTCCGCCTTCAGGAGAACATAGGCAGTTACAACAGAATGTTGTATTGTTAAGACAGGTAGAAATGAAGGAGTTGACTGAGGAAGTGGCATCGAACGTCCATGCATTGCAGACTCAGAGCCTTATTTTGCGACGGTGTAGCACCTGCAAAAGAATCAACAGGGTGCCCTTTCAACACGCCACGACCGCCCGTTGCGGAATCTGTGCAGGGGAACTGAGCCTATCCTACTACGACATTCTCGGGGTTGTGCAGTCTGCGGGTCCCGATGAGATTAAAAAGGCCTTTCAC
Proteins encoded in this window:
- a CDS encoding metallophosphoesterase family protein — protein: MRLCVVSDTHRHRHELLQAVKNSQPLDAVLHAGDETSDVDWLKEKVDWDVYGVAGNWDIAGEYPEYMALTQYGPSIFLVHGHTFGVKDGVGSLLLQARSAGADIVVFGHTHQAVSLVRDGKLFLNPGSLSQPRGRTERTYAVLDIDLAEDGQAYDVRAQHFTLHGESLADLILRVQFATNEDDA
- a CDS encoding LuxR C-terminal-related transcriptional regulator produces the protein MSLEKDMRVKSLLTNREREVFELLVQDKTTKEIAAQLFVSEKTVRNHISNVMKKLNVKGRSQAVVELVRLGELAI
- a CDS encoding MarR family winged helix-turn-helix transcriptional regulator; protein product: MKPEIPECVVDMEQKLRQIARTVRRRGRTLLEQYGITPPQFDALLILHKEGELTIGDLSNRLFLAYSTTTDLVDRLVAAGFVVRQRSQDDRRVVHVKMLPAGAHLIEEVLDARRAYLDAVLESLSLDEKKEILHALELLTAMMG
- the tig gene encoding trigger factor, with the protein product MTAKWEKTDKNVGVLEVEVSNERFSEALDYAFKKVVKDVNLPGFRKGKVPRKIFEARFGVESLFQDAVDYMLPSAYEGAVEETGIEPVAQPSVDVVQLENGKPFIFKATVTVKPEVELGDYKGLEIEDKPFELTDEAVNEELDSIRSNHAEIEVVEDGEVQNGDTVSIDFVGKVDGEEFEGGEAENYQLEIGSGSFIVGFEEQLVGMKPEDERDINVTFPEEYHVKSLANKEAVFHVTLHDVKRKKLRELNDEFVQEVSDFETVDEYVADVKKNLAERLEQDHKRYLEDEVVKAVVANATVDIPEAMIEHEIDHQVENFSQQLQMQNIPFDAYLEFTGMSQQEVRSQFKEGAEQSVRTGLVLEAVAEAEKFEPTEDEVKAEIQKIAESAQLEVERVEQMLNMRDPGLAGLKNDVRNRKTIDFLVENSKVA
- the murI gene encoding glutamate racemase, producing the protein MQHDLPIGIFDSGVGGLTVASAIAKTLPNEQIFYFGDMARCPYGNRNGKEVTEFSVQIVEYLLQLGVKMIVVACNTATATALPELRRRFDIPIIGVIQPGSRAAAKETESGRVGVIGTTVTIASGAYELAVHAADPNISVYSLGCPAFVPLVEQGKCSGQEVESIVHNSLEPLRALEIDTLILGCTHYPLLEQPIAKVLGPSVRLISSADETALEVHRLLLEQAGLCEHRLGPNRYFTTGNGDRMAEVLHSWMNATEEEIQECIQTVDVDVLLTAPR
- the rdgB gene encoding RdgB/HAM1 family non-canonical purine NTP pyrophosphatase, whose amino-acid sequence is MLEVYIASKNAHKVQEYRKLLKPLGWSVLPLPDDIDECPENAHSFEANAMEKAVFYSRTMKGWVLADDSGLSVPELNGEPGVRSARYAGEHGDDSANNRKLLQRLDTVPNDRRTAFFICSIALWNDQIGTGLTVRGQVEGTILRQPSGQSGFGYDPLFFYAPLGKSFADLSMDEKNEVSHRRRAVQALSSVWEGGVRRAFVRSE